One Blastocatellia bacterium DNA segment encodes these proteins:
- a CDS encoding lysoplasmalogenase produces the protein MADWQILIFVLALATATLTIRAEYVGPRYHIYIFKPLTTLLILLMAARIQQPVSRFYQQAICLGLVFSTIGDICLMLPSDRFVAGVASFLVAHLCYIVAFSPGVQFASSLSAVTLFMVVGVLLLSLLWPHLGKMKWPVLAYVLVIMTMAGQALARWIQLKPPGAWLALLGAVLFILSDAILAWSRFRRAYRPSRAVNLSTYYLAQWLIALSVGAG, from the coding sequence TTGGCCGATTGGCAAATTCTTATTTTCGTGTTGGCGCTGGCGACAGCGACGCTGACGATTCGAGCCGAATACGTCGGGCCGCGGTATCACATCTATATCTTCAAGCCGCTGACGACGCTGCTCATCCTGCTCATGGCAGCGCGAATACAACAGCCGGTCAGTCGGTTTTATCAACAGGCCATTTGTTTGGGCCTGGTTTTTTCGACGATCGGAGACATTTGTTTGATGTTACCTTCGGATCGTTTTGTCGCCGGCGTGGCAAGTTTTCTGGTCGCGCATCTCTGCTACATCGTTGCGTTCTCGCCGGGCGTTCAGTTCGCCTCGTCGCTCAGCGCAGTCACGCTGTTTATGGTGGTCGGCGTTCTCCTGCTCTCCTTGCTCTGGCCGCATTTGGGCAAGATGAAATGGCCTGTGCTTGCCTACGTGCTGGTGATCATGACGATGGCCGGGCAAGCGTTGGCGCGATGGATTCAACTGAAGCCGCCGGGCGCCTGGCTGGCGCTACTGGGAGCCGTTTTATTTATCCTCTCGGATGCAATCCTGGCTTGGAGTCGGTTCCGTCGCGCCTATCGGCCTTCGCGCGCGGTGAACCTCAGCACGTACTACCTGGCACAGTGGCTCATTGCGCTCTCCGTCGGAGCGGGATAA
- the pepE gene encoding dipeptidase PepE: MRQRQLLLLSNSRNYGQGYLEHAENLIRDFLGESVQTVLLIPFAVVRMSFDEFASMVGARFQAMGYTLTSVHEADDAVDAVNHAEAIVVAGGNTFQLLKRLYDTNLLDVIRQRVDDGVPYIGWSAGANVACPTIKTTNDMPIVEPPSFRALGLISFQINPHYTDAVIPQHSGETRAERLTEFVLLNPGTYVVGLREGSALRIEGAQVELWGEKSARVFLSGQEPTDYPPGLSLSFLEQGG, from the coding sequence ATGCGACAAAGACAATTACTGCTCCTGAGCAATTCCAGGAATTACGGGCAGGGCTATTTAGAACATGCTGAGAACCTGATCCGGGATTTTCTCGGCGAGTCGGTCCAAACAGTGCTGCTCATCCCATTTGCTGTCGTGCGCATGTCGTTCGATGAATTTGCCAGTATGGTGGGCGCGCGCTTCCAGGCGATGGGATACACACTCACCTCCGTGCATGAAGCGGATGATGCAGTTGATGCAGTGAATCACGCCGAAGCCATCGTGGTTGCCGGTGGCAATACGTTTCAGTTGCTCAAGCGACTCTACGATACGAATTTGCTTGATGTGATTCGCCAACGCGTTGACGATGGCGTGCCGTACATTGGATGGAGCGCCGGAGCAAATGTGGCCTGTCCGACCATCAAGACAACTAACGATATGCCAATCGTTGAGCCGCCGAGCTTCCGTGCGCTGGGTCTCATCTCATTCCAGATCAATCCTCATTACACAGACGCCGTCATACCGCAACACAGTGGCGAGACACGAGCCGAGCGCCTTACCGAGTTCGTGCTGCTCAATCCCGGCACATACGTTGTCGGGCTCAGGGAAGGCAGCGCGCTCAGGATTGAAGGCGCACAGGTGGAATTATGGGGTGAAAAATCGGCCAGAGTTTTTCTGAGCGGGCAGGAGCCCACGGATTATCCGCCGGGGCTTTCTCTATCATTTCTTGAACAAGGAGGATGA
- a CDS encoding YCF48-related protein: MSMHATCLTRKAEAVIRISAMKRFRSWCVILCGLMLSSALLLTACQSQPKTGRWLVQARGSEVAFSSVHFVNEQHGWAIGWDGQKSKEADGWIVQTTNDGGATWQQMPGQVQSNIRFVRFVTPAEGWAITTAHHILYTSDGGATWQTQRTPGTVDVRNDAYPNRVSKQPEPIAHLFFVNSTTGWAWGGGQQRPGFHLPGILLHTADGGRVWTRLAYPFENELVGLQFVDETRGWACEYKGNCYRSDDAGRSWTRLTIREGTAVNAFHFIDRQHGWVVTGNGITYRTSDGGTTWRFARTGTGEDLRGVWFLTPRYGWVVGNNGAILLTRNGGDDWMRLDAGVQADLTDIQFVSPQHGWAVGHSGLILHYVE; encoded by the coding sequence ATGAGCATGCACGCCACCTGCTTGACACGCAAAGCCGAAGCCGTTATCCGTATCTCTGCTATGAAACGATTTCGCTCATGGTGTGTCATTCTCTGTGGATTGATGCTGTCAAGCGCGCTGCTGCTGACTGCTTGCCAGTCACAACCCAAAACCGGTCGGTGGCTCGTGCAAGCTCGCGGCTCCGAGGTGGCATTCTCCAGCGTTCACTTCGTTAATGAGCAACACGGCTGGGCGATTGGCTGGGATGGTCAAAAGTCGAAAGAGGCCGATGGTTGGATCGTGCAAACAACCAATGACGGCGGCGCGACGTGGCAACAGATGCCCGGGCAAGTTCAGTCCAACATCCGCTTTGTCAGATTCGTCACGCCCGCCGAGGGGTGGGCCATCACCACCGCGCACCATATCCTTTACACGAGCGATGGCGGGGCGACGTGGCAAACTCAGCGCACCCCCGGAACTGTTGACGTGCGCAACGACGCCTACCCCAATCGTGTGTCCAAGCAGCCGGAGCCGATTGCACACCTGTTCTTTGTCAATTCCACAACGGGGTGGGCATGGGGTGGCGGACAGCAACGACCTGGCTTTCACCTACCCGGCATTTTGCTGCACACCGCCGATGGCGGACGAGTGTGGACACGTCTAGCTTACCCGTTTGAAAATGAATTGGTCGGATTGCAGTTTGTTGATGAAACGCGCGGCTGGGCATGCGAATATAAAGGAAATTGCTATCGCAGCGATGATGCCGGACGATCGTGGACACGACTGACCATCCGTGAAGGGACCGCCGTCAATGCTTTCCACTTCATTGATCGCCAGCATGGCTGGGTGGTGACCGGCAACGGGATTACGTATCGCACCAGTGATGGCGGGACGACCTGGCGATTCGCTCGCACCGGCACAGGCGAGGACTTGCGCGGCGTATGGTTTCTCACGCCACGGTATGGTTGGGTCGTGGGTAATAATGGCGCGATTTTATTGACCAGAAATGGTGGCGATGATTGGATGCGCCTGGATGCTGGCGTGCAAGCCGACCTGACCGACATTCAGTTTGTCAGTCCACAGCATGGGTGGGCTGTTGGTCATAGCGGCCTGATTCTGCACTACGTGGAGTAG
- a CDS encoding cupin domain-containing protein yields MTLPMKEVVLEPGAGNRILLGTSQVIVKATGADTHEHLSLFEFIQEPGGFGPAPHIHREREELFYVLEGDVDILVGEQVVKCSPGGFVLVPRGMPHTFANRGTQRARLLIMFCPAGQREKYFEGLAQLMKDGQKPDPVALAELLRQYDQEPVQVNGW; encoded by the coding sequence ATGACACTGCCCATGAAGGAAGTTGTTTTGGAGCCCGGCGCGGGCAATCGTATTCTGCTTGGCACAAGCCAGGTCATCGTCAAAGCGACCGGCGCGGATACGCACGAGCATTTGAGCCTGTTTGAATTCATCCAGGAACCGGGCGGATTCGGCCCAGCGCCGCACATCCATCGTGAGCGCGAAGAATTGTTCTATGTGTTGGAAGGCGACGTTGACATTCTTGTGGGAGAACAGGTGGTGAAGTGTTCGCCAGGTGGATTCGTGCTCGTGCCGCGTGGCATGCCTCATACGTTTGCCAATCGGGGCACGCAGCGTGCCCGATTGCTCATCATGTTTTGTCCAGCCGGACAGCGCGAAAAATACTTCGAGGGACTGGCGCAATTGATGAAAGATGGGCAGAAACCAGACCCCGTCGCCCTTGCAGAATTGCTCCGTCAGTACGATCAGGAGCCTGTGCAAGTTAACGGGTGGTAA
- a CDS encoding aspartate aminotransferase family protein has translation MTQPNNLVQKQREYLFPCVGTYYQQPLVIERGEGMYVWDDQGNKYLDCFGGVLTVSVGHANPVVNNAIIEQVNKVAHTSTLYINQPQVELAEKVAHLTPGRLQKSFFTNSGTEADETAIVLARLYTGRQEIVALRHCYSGRSMLAMSVTAHSTWRHGGPYVPGIVHAAAPYCYRCPFKLTYPSCELACARDVEELIQTTTSGQIAGFIAEPILGVGGFITPPKEYFREVTAIIKRYGGIFICDEVQTGWGRTGDKWFGIEHWDVEPEIMTFAKGMANGAPIGATVATPEVAQAYPSLTFSTFGGNPVTMAAALATIRYMEEHDLPRNARIVGQYLRERLEELKAKYPVLGDVRGMGLMQGLELVKDRRTKEPHPQAVAQVFEITKQRGVLIGKGGLYGNVIRLGPPLIATKDHIDELIAALDAGLTAVA, from the coding sequence ATGACACAACCAAACAATCTGGTTCAAAAACAACGGGAATATCTGTTCCCTTGCGTCGGAACTTACTACCAGCAACCGCTCGTGATCGAGCGAGGCGAAGGGATGTACGTCTGGGACGATCAAGGCAACAAGTACCTGGATTGCTTCGGCGGCGTGTTGACCGTCAGTGTGGGCCATGCCAATCCGGTCGTCAACAACGCGATCATCGAACAGGTCAACAAGGTTGCTCACACGTCCACGCTCTACATCAATCAGCCTCAAGTGGAACTGGCTGAAAAGGTGGCGCATCTGACGCCCGGCCGATTGCAAAAGAGTTTCTTCACCAACAGCGGCACAGAAGCCGACGAAACGGCCATTGTGCTGGCACGACTCTACACAGGCCGACAAGAGATCGTCGCGCTGCGGCATTGCTACAGCGGTCGCTCGATGCTGGCCATGAGCGTGACAGCGCACTCGACCTGGCGACATGGCGGCCCGTACGTGCCCGGCATCGTGCACGCGGCTGCGCCTTATTGCTATCGCTGTCCGTTCAAATTGACATATCCGTCGTGTGAGTTAGCGTGCGCCCGCGATGTGGAAGAACTCATTCAAACCACGACATCGGGTCAAATCGCTGGGTTCATCGCTGAGCCGATCCTGGGCGTTGGTGGCTTCATCACGCCGCCCAAGGAGTACTTCCGCGAAGTCACCGCAATCATCAAGCGGTATGGCGGCATTTTCATCTGCGACGAAGTGCAGACCGGCTGGGGGCGCACCGGTGACAAATGGTTCGGCATTGAGCATTGGGACGTCGAGCCGGAGATCATGACATTTGCCAAGGGCATGGCCAACGGCGCGCCTATCGGCGCAACGGTCGCCACGCCAGAGGTGGCCCAAGCCTACCCCAGCTTGACGTTCTCCACATTTGGCGGCAATCCGGTGACAATGGCTGCTGCGCTGGCCACCATTCGCTACATGGAAGAACACGACCTGCCACGTAACGCCCGCATCGTTGGCCAATACTTGCGTGAGCGACTCGAAGAGTTAAAGGCCAAATATCCTGTGCTCGGCGACGTGCGCGGAATGGGCTTGATGCAGGGACTGGAACTGGTCAAGGATCGGCGCACCAAGGAACCCCATCCGCAGGCTGTGGCGCAGGTCTTTGAAATCACCAAACAGCGTGGCGTGCTGATTGGCAAGGGCGGCCTTTATGGCAATGTGATCCGGCTTGGCCCGCCGTTGATTGCCACGAAGGATCACATTGATGAGTTAATCGCTGCGCTTGACGCTGGCTTGACAGCGGTCGCGTGA
- a CDS encoding enoyl-CoA hydratase/isomerase family protein, which yields MMNFNGETLSWELTDGVVELALHRPPCNEIGSATLRELEQFVEALASMSDQADALIIYSRLPAGFCAGADLRELYHRSYELTEDERLAGVRDFLERIHRVMNAIDTSPLVTIAAVHGVVFGGGFELALTCDMIIAEKMARFCFPELRLGLIPGFGGIPRLKRDLGNAVVRDLLLTGRSFNATKAQTIGLVSQMANDGQALSLARSTAAQIKKFDRATRIRAKQFIKPVPYDQLREEIEIFCELLTKPAVEAGLRKFVESTDAQPYLP from the coding sequence ATGATGAACTTCAACGGGGAGACGCTTTCCTGGGAGCTGACCGACGGCGTTGTCGAGTTAGCGTTGCATCGTCCGCCGTGCAACGAGATCGGCTCGGCTACTCTGCGCGAGTTGGAACAGTTCGTCGAAGCGTTGGCCAGCATGTCCGACCAGGCGGACGCGCTGATTATCTACAGCAGGCTGCCGGCCGGATTCTGCGCCGGCGCCGATTTGCGGGAGTTGTATCATCGCTCGTACGAGTTGACCGAGGACGAGCGTCTGGCTGGCGTGCGTGATTTCCTTGAGCGCATTCATCGGGTGATGAATGCAATTGACACATCGCCGCTGGTGACGATTGCCGCCGTTCATGGCGTCGTTTTTGGCGGCGGCTTCGAGCTGGCGCTCACGTGTGACATGATTATCGCTGAGAAGATGGCGCGGTTTTGCTTTCCCGAGCTGCGGCTGGGTTTGATTCCCGGCTTTGGTGGGATTCCTCGATTGAAGCGCGATCTGGGCAACGCGGTGGTGCGGGATTTATTGTTGACGGGCCGCAGCTTCAATGCAACGAAGGCGCAGACCATCGGGCTGGTCAGCCAGATGGCCAACGACGGACAGGCGCTCTCGCTGGCTCGCTCCACAGCCGCGCAGATCAAGAAATTCGACCGCGCCACCCGGATCAGAGCGAAACAATTCATCAAGCCGGTTCCTTACGACCAATTGCGTGAAGAAATCGAAATCTTTTGCGAGCTACTGACCAAGCCAGCCGTTGAAGCAGGCCTGCGTAAATTCGTTGAGAGCACTGATGCCCAGCCCTATTTGCCGTGA
- a CDS encoding sugar transferase, with the protein MLAFRLRMLQRIPTLSDLLFVLNPIELFSTVAWPTFEPYWFLWLVAPLIRVASLYRQRLYRFKGEFSWFDDGVGVLKAVTLGSLILIVVAFMYRGGFAFRVYSYSRGIFLLDWGLTLIGHVMVHGLARAVQLGLRRRGANLIPSLIVGQGELAELCCAEMASRPQLGYRVVGIVSTTNGPHQRSDDGQTSLRQYPVIGKLEQLPKIINAYGIEQVFITDPNVSPRVLFETIMQCWQRRQTEFSLVPTLLSTWPRKTELEQIGSLPMIKLFQEPLRGPYRYLKRTTDLVVATAGLILLSPVFLLIYWLVKLDSPGPALFRQERVGMDGRVFTLYKFRTMRVDAEADAHREHMSQLINGQIAAQTDGEVLYGKIADDQRVTRVGRILRRLSLDELPQLFNVLQGDMSLVGPRPPIPYEVEHYSDWHRKRLEVKPGITGLWQVSGRNTLPFEEMVQLDIYYIENWSLWLDLKIMIQTVPAILRGETA; encoded by the coding sequence TTGTTAGCGTTTCGGTTGCGAATGTTGCAGCGCATTCCTACGTTGAGTGACTTGCTGTTTGTGCTCAATCCCATCGAGTTATTCAGCACGGTCGCTTGGCCGACGTTTGAGCCTTATTGGTTTTTGTGGCTGGTGGCTCCGCTGATTCGCGTCGCCTCGCTGTATCGGCAGCGGCTTTATCGCTTCAAGGGCGAATTTTCTTGGTTCGATGACGGCGTAGGCGTTCTGAAAGCCGTCACCTTGGGCTCGTTGATCTTGATCGTCGTGGCGTTCATGTATCGTGGCGGTTTCGCATTCCGCGTCTATTCATATTCACGCGGCATTTTTCTGCTGGACTGGGGACTGACATTGATTGGTCACGTGATGGTGCATGGTCTTGCGCGAGCAGTTCAACTCGGACTGCGCCGGCGGGGAGCGAATCTAATTCCCTCGTTGATCGTCGGACAGGGCGAGCTGGCCGAACTCTGTTGCGCAGAGATGGCCTCGCGACCGCAACTTGGTTATCGCGTCGTTGGCATCGTCTCCACAACGAATGGTCCGCACCAACGGAGCGACGACGGACAGACCTCGTTACGTCAATACCCGGTGATAGGCAAGCTGGAGCAGTTGCCGAAGATCATCAACGCCTACGGCATTGAGCAGGTCTTCATCACCGATCCGAACGTTTCACCGCGCGTGTTGTTTGAAACGATCATGCAGTGTTGGCAGCGTCGTCAGACTGAATTTAGTCTGGTGCCCACTTTGTTGAGCACATGGCCGCGCAAGACCGAGCTAGAGCAAATCGGTTCGCTGCCGATGATCAAGCTATTTCAGGAGCCGCTGCGCGGGCCTTACCGCTATCTGAAGCGGACGACCGACCTGGTGGTGGCTACAGCAGGATTGATCCTGCTCAGCCCCGTCTTCTTGTTGATCTACTGGCTGGTGAAACTCGATTCACCGGGCCCGGCGCTGTTTCGTCAGGAACGCGTCGGCATGGACGGTCGCGTCTTTACCCTTTACAAGTTCAGAACCATGCGGGTTGACGCCGAGGCCGACGCCCATCGCGAGCACATGAGCCAGCTCATCAACGGACAGATCGCCGCGCAAACCGATGGCGAAGTTCTGTATGGCAAAATCGCCGACGATCAGCGGGTCACACGCGTGGGACGGATTCTGCGGCGCCTGAGTTTGGATGAGCTGCCCCAATTGTTCAACGTGTTGCAGGGAGACATGAGCCTGGTCGGACCACGGCCGCCGATTCCTTATGAAGTCGAACACTACTCCGACTGGCATCGCAAACGACTGGAAGTCAAACCAGGCATCACCGGTTTATGGCAAGTGAGCGGCAGGAATACGCTGCCTTTTGAGGAGATGGTGCAACTGGACATCTACTACATTGAGAACTGGTCGCTATGGCTCGATTTGAAAATCATGATACAAACGGTTCCTGCTATCCTGCGCGGCGAAACAGCGTGA
- a CDS encoding molybdenum cofactor biosynthesis protein MoaB, translated as MSHIEHKRQARGPVGCAVVTVSDSRTPETDTSGHLIQQQLIAHGHIITSYQIIKDEPEQLRAVLTSLVADDQCQAVIFNGGTGISRRDSTFDALDSLLEKRLPGFGELFRFLSYQEIGAAAMLSRAVAGTYQGRIVISIPGSPAAARLAMEKLILPELAHMVREVHR; from the coding sequence ATGAGTCACATCGAACACAAACGTCAAGCGCGCGGACCGGTTGGCTGCGCTGTCGTCACGGTCAGCGATTCACGCACGCCGGAGACAGACACCAGTGGTCACCTGATCCAACAACAACTCATCGCTCATGGGCATATCATCACCAGCTATCAGATCATCAAGGACGAGCCTGAGCAATTGCGTGCCGTGCTGACTTCACTGGTGGCCGATGATCAATGTCAGGCGGTTATTTTCAACGGTGGCACGGGCATCTCACGACGTGATTCGACCTTCGACGCGCTGGACAGCCTCCTGGAAAAACGGCTGCCGGGCTTTGGCGAGCTGTTTCGCTTCTTGAGCTATCAGGAGATTGGCGCGGCAGCGATGCTGTCGCGCGCTGTCGCCGGCACATACCAGGGAAGAATCGTGATTTCGATTCCCGGCTCGCCGGCAGCGGCGCGGCTGGCAATGGAAAAACTGATCTTGCCCGAACTGGCGCACATGGTACGGGAAGTCCATCGTTGA
- a CDS encoding CapA family protein, which produces MNASLLRNWLAVMVMILLTAGSFPAHRPAEEITIAAVGDIMLGTTFPDAGWLPPDDGATLLAEVAPILRAADLTFGNLEGPLIDGGTTTKCPPSARNCFAFRTPTRYGRYLKEAGFDVMSLANNHVMDFGVAGRESTKRVLESLGIAHSGEVGDIARLTVKGKKIELIAFATNRTSYNLNDLSAARQVVAASAANADIVIVSFHGGAEGATRQRVPHGTEMFFGENRGNLRAFARTVIDAGADLLLGHGPHVVRGMEVYKGRLIAYSLGNFATYRAFNLAGPLGLSLILQVRLAADGTFLGGKVIPIKQEKPGGPRLDPANTIIPILQRLSQQDFGDNAVELSDDGTLAPPRRR; this is translated from the coding sequence ATGAACGCGTCGTTGCTTCGAAATTGGTTGGCTGTCATGGTCATGATTTTATTAACCGCGGGTTCATTTCCCGCTCATCGGCCTGCTGAAGAGATCACCATCGCGGCGGTCGGCGACATCATGCTTGGCACGACGTTTCCCGACGCTGGCTGGCTGCCCCCTGATGACGGCGCGACGTTGCTGGCCGAGGTAGCGCCGATTCTGCGCGCGGCTGATCTGACGTTCGGCAATCTGGAAGGGCCACTGATTGACGGCGGCACAACCACCAAGTGTCCTCCCTCAGCGAGGAATTGTTTCGCCTTTCGCACGCCGACGCGCTACGGACGGTATCTGAAGGAGGCTGGCTTTGACGTGATGAGCCTGGCGAATAATCACGTGATGGATTTCGGCGTCGCTGGACGCGAGAGCACCAAACGCGTGCTGGAGAGTCTCGGCATCGCGCATTCGGGTGAAGTCGGCGATATTGCTCGTCTCACCGTCAAAGGCAAAAAGATCGAACTCATCGCCTTTGCTACCAATCGAACGTCATACAATTTGAATGATCTGAGCGCAGCGCGGCAGGTTGTTGCTGCGTCGGCGGCCAATGCCGACATCGTCATCGTTTCATTCCACGGCGGCGCTGAAGGCGCTACGCGTCAGCGGGTCCCTCATGGCACTGAAATGTTTTTCGGCGAAAACCGAGGTAACTTGCGTGCCTTTGCGCGGACTGTGATTGATGCTGGCGCCGATTTGCTGCTTGGTCATGGGCCGCACGTGGTGCGCGGCATGGAAGTATACAAAGGTCGGCTCATTGCTTATTCGCTTGGCAACTTCGCCACCTACAGAGCGTTCAATCTGGCAGGGCCGCTGGGCTTATCGTTGATTTTGCAGGTACGACTCGCCGCGGATGGTACGTTTCTGGGCGGAAAGGTTATTCCGATTAAGCAAGAGAAGCCCGGCGGTCCGCGCCTGGATCCAGCCAACACGATCATCCCGATTCTTCAACGCTTGTCGCAGCAAGATTTCGGCGACAATGCCGTCGAACTCAGCGATGATGGAACGCTAGCTCCTCCAAGACGCCGATGA
- a CDS encoding nuclear transport factor 2 family protein, which yields MTKHLVILLLILTGPAPMPAQTLEEKCPGGTALMVSEWSAPMPAQTLEEKRLKMSAAEEAVRMAQIRRFEAMMRGQVKLLERLLDDDLTYTHSSGIVDTKADLLHSLQAGAIRYDSIEADDIQIRLYGQTAVVTGQARMKVRRQGQPLDFRVRFTEVYVKRNNQWLLIAWQSTEINER from the coding sequence ATGACAAAACATCTTGTCATCCTGCTATTGATCCTGACGGGGCCAGCGCCCATGCCCGCGCAAACGCTCGAGGAGAAATGCCCGGGTGGCACTGCGCTGATGGTGTCTGAGTGGTCGGCGCCCATGCCCGCGCAAACGCTCGAGGAGAAACGCCTCAAGATGAGCGCTGCCGAAGAAGCCGTTCGCATGGCGCAAATCCGCCGGTTCGAGGCGATGATGCGCGGCCAGGTGAAGTTACTCGAGCGGTTGCTCGATGACGACCTCACCTACACGCACTCCAGCGGCATCGTTGATACAAAAGCTGACCTGTTGCACTCATTGCAGGCCGGCGCGATCAGATATGATTCCATCGAAGCTGATGACATCCAGATTCGGCTGTATGGCCAGACGGCTGTCGTGACCGGCCAAGCCAGGATGAAAGTTCGGCGACAGGGTCAACCGCTCGATTTTCGGGTTCGCTTCACAGAAGTCTACGTCAAACGCAATAACCAATGGTTGCTGATTGCCTGGCAATCAACCGAGATCAACGAGCGGTGA
- a CDS encoding S8 family serine peptidase yields MMKPTGSSHSYRRALLFSVGLFVCLVLLPALRLSQIPYTQRIGALLSSLGQFFQTTASINYGANDDNGNDNDNDNDNDNDNDNDNDNDNDNDNDNDNNNDNGNDNGNDNGNGNGNDNGNGNGNGNGNGNSNGNDNNNNNDNGNGNGNDNDNGNDNEQPVVENEIVVELAQGTRLRDILERYDLSFIERLGRTNIYRLGYKPERNLTELLAALNRDPQIKQAEAHYLVVDPRTIVFIDPRTIVFIDGQSPSEYFNQWAITRIQADAAHALSQGQGVTVAVIDTGIDATHPVFDRGRRIAPGGYDFVEEDADPQESCPNPSLTPGCGHGTFVAGLIAAVAPQAQVLPIRAFDQNGAGTAFNIAKAIELAASNNRVSIINMSFGLRTRSFAIDYALRNAYSRGKLLIASAGNQGRASGQYPATENEIVMAVAATDSRDVKAPFSNFGAYVDVAAPGVDIYGPYPDNRFGSWSGTSFATPLVAAEAALLYATQPASTRRTAQARQQVIQAIYQSAENIDAHNPAIAGQLGHGRINVLRAVNALRQ; encoded by the coding sequence ATGATGAAGCCGACGGGGAGTTCTCATTCATACCGACGAGCGCTGCTATTCAGCGTTGGCCTCTTTGTTTGTTTGGTTCTGCTGCCGGCGTTGCGATTGTCCCAAATTCCTTATACTCAACGAATCGGCGCTTTATTGTCATCGCTTGGTCAATTTTTCCAGACAACGGCAAGCATCAATTACGGCGCCAATGACGATAACGGCAACGATAACGACAACGATAATGACAACGATAACGATAATGACAATGACAACGACAACGATAACGATAATGACAACGACAACGATAATAACAACGACAATGGCAATGATAACGGCAACGATAATGGCAATGGTAACGGCAACGATAATGGCAATGGTAACGGTAACGGCAATGGCAATGGCAATTCAAATGGGAACGACAACAACAATAACAACGATAATGGCAATGGTAACGGCAATGACAATGACAATGGTAATGACAATGAGCAGCCGGTTGTCGAAAATGAGATCGTCGTCGAGCTGGCGCAGGGCACGAGATTGAGAGATATTCTGGAGCGATATGATCTGAGTTTCATTGAGCGATTGGGCCGCACGAACATCTATCGTTTAGGCTACAAACCCGAACGGAATTTGACTGAGCTCCTGGCGGCGTTAAACCGCGATCCGCAAATCAAGCAAGCAGAAGCCCACTATCTTGTTGTTGATCCGCGAACAATCGTGTTTATTGATCCACGGACGATTGTGTTCATTGACGGGCAATCACCGAGCGAGTATTTCAACCAGTGGGCTATCACGCGCATTCAGGCTGACGCGGCGCATGCTTTGAGTCAAGGTCAAGGTGTGACGGTCGCCGTGATAGATACGGGTATTGATGCGACGCATCCGGTCTTTGATCGAGGCAGGCGGATTGCCCCTGGTGGTTACGATTTTGTGGAGGAGGACGCCGATCCGCAGGAATCATGTCCGAATCCGTCGTTGACGCCGGGGTGTGGTCATGGCACGTTCGTCGCCGGATTGATCGCAGCCGTCGCGCCACAGGCGCAAGTATTGCCGATTCGGGCATTCGACCAGAATGGCGCAGGCACGGCTTTCAACATCGCCAAGGCGATTGAACTGGCGGCTTCGAATAATCGCGTCTCCATCATCAATATGAGTTTTGGGCTGAGAACGCGCTCGTTCGCCATTGACTACGCCCTGAGAAATGCCTATAGCCGTGGCAAGCTCCTGATCGCTTCGGCCGGCAATCAAGGGAGAGCCAGCGGGCAATATCCGGCCACCGAAAATGAGATCGTGATGGCTGTAGCAGCGACTGACAGCCGCGATGTCAAAGCTCCGTTCTCCAACTTCGGCGCGTATGTGGACGTTGCTGCTCCCGGCGTGGACATTTACGGACCGTATCCCGACAATCGGTTTGGAAGCTGGAGTGGCACGTCGTTTGCCACGCCGCTGGTCGCTGCTGAAGCTGCTCTGCTCTATGCCACACAGCCAGCATCTACTCGCCGCACAGCTCAGGCGCGACAGCAGGTCATCCAGGCCATCTACCAATCAGCCGAGAACATTGATGCTCACAATCCCGCAATTGCTGGTCAGCTCGGTCATGGACGAATCAACGTGTTGCGCGCGGTTAATGCGCTTCGTCAGTGA